One window of the Paraburkholderia sp. PGU19 genome contains the following:
- a CDS encoding HNH endonuclease signature motif containing protein — protein MSGTRANSTSFKPGYRSRSWVPIGTERVTSMGYLQRKVTDTGRAADDWAAVHVLNWEAENGPIPAGYLLVFRDGDRTNVVLDNLELISRGELLKRNSVHRYPPELRQVIWLKGALVRKINANHQ, from the coding sequence ATGAGCGGCACACGCGCCAACTCGACGTCGTTCAAGCCCGGTTACCGCTCGCGCAGTTGGGTGCCGATCGGCACCGAGCGAGTCACCAGCATGGGCTACCTGCAACGCAAGGTGACCGACACCGGTCGCGCTGCAGACGACTGGGCGGCCGTCCACGTCCTGAACTGGGAAGCGGAGAACGGCCCAATACCAGCCGGTTACCTGCTGGTGTTCCGTGACGGTGACCGCACGAACGTGGTTCTCGACAACCTCGAACTGATTTCGCGCGGCGAGCTGCTCAAGCGCAACTCAGTCCATCGTTACCCGCCCGAACTGCGTCAGGTGATCTGGCTGAAGGGCGCACTCGTAAGGAAGATCAATGCAAACCATCAATGA
- a CDS encoding YfdQ family protein, giving the protein MLHDFQGEQNVAAVLAAGTSLAGAQKSTLQDGKPFVIVPEGYKAQIVDELFETPARASGVVKLRDANSFVNYFNRQKRAESLIYASLDPAKILGVIDDHLSYEHALAGDDLGKGANWRQFRVEFAVPASREWKVWTGSDRKALNQLQFAELIEDNLPDIVTPDGSTMLSVALNFEASKEGNFVSAARLQDGSTNFVWKEDVNATGNKIAMPSQITLEIPVFENGQPLPVDARIKYRVKDGNLTIWYELVRPHKVLEAAFRAIWSQIEEQTATTILLGSPE; this is encoded by the coding sequence ATGCTCCACGATTTCCAAGGCGAACAAAACGTCGCCGCTGTTCTCGCCGCAGGTACTTCGCTGGCCGGCGCACAGAAAAGCACGCTGCAGGACGGTAAGCCGTTCGTCATCGTTCCGGAAGGCTACAAGGCGCAGATCGTCGACGAATTGTTCGAAACCCCGGCGCGCGCAAGCGGCGTTGTGAAGCTGCGCGACGCAAACAGCTTCGTGAATTATTTCAATCGTCAGAAGCGTGCAGAGAGCCTGATTTACGCGTCGCTCGACCCGGCGAAGATCCTCGGCGTCATCGACGATCACCTGTCGTACGAGCATGCGCTGGCAGGCGATGACTTGGGCAAGGGCGCGAACTGGCGTCAATTCCGCGTCGAGTTCGCTGTACCGGCCTCGCGCGAGTGGAAAGTCTGGACCGGATCGGATCGCAAAGCGCTCAACCAGCTCCAGTTCGCCGAACTGATCGAAGACAACCTGCCCGACATCGTGACGCCGGACGGCTCGACGATGCTCAGCGTCGCGCTCAATTTTGAAGCGAGCAAGGAAGGCAATTTCGTGTCGGCCGCACGGCTCCAGGACGGCAGCACGAACTTCGTCTGGAAAGAGGACGTGAACGCGACGGGCAACAAGATCGCAATGCCGTCTCAGATCACGCTCGAAATCCCCGTGTTCGAGAACGGCCAGCCCCTCCCCGTCGACGCGCGCATCAAATACCGCGTCAAGGACGGCAATCTGACCATCTGGTACGAGCTCGTGCGCCCGCACAAGGTGCTCGAAGCCGCGTTCCGCGCCATCTGGTCGCAAATCGAAGAGCAAACGGCAACGACCATCTTGCTCGGATCCCCGGAATAA